The Primulina tabacum isolate GXHZ01 chromosome 7, ASM2559414v2, whole genome shotgun sequence genome includes a window with the following:
- the LOC142551298 gene encoding epoxide hydrolase 2-like: MEKIEHKMVTVNALNMHVAELGEGPLVLFLHGFPQLWYTWRHQILFMAERGYRAVAPDLRGYGDTTGAPLEDPSKFTYLHVVGDLIELLEAIAPGGDKVFVVGHDWGAIIAWQLCLYRPDKVKALVNISVAFSRRNPVMKPVDALRSVYGDDYYMCRFQEPGEIEAEFAQIGAKEVVKNFLAYRTPGPLILPKGKEFGYSADRPSWLAEEELDYYASKFEKTGFTGGVNYYRAINLSWELGAPWLKAKVNLPVKFIVGEFDLVYHMPGVKEYVHNGRFKMDVPLLQEVVVVEGAAHFVVEERPDEISEHIYSFLKNF; this comes from the exons ATGGAGAAGATAGAGCACAAGATGGTCACCGTAAATGCCTTAAACATGCACGTGGCAGAGCTAGGGGAAGGCCCATTAGTCCTCTTCCTTCACGGCTTCCCTCAGCTGTGGTACACTTGGCGCCACCAAATCCTCTTCATGGCGGAGCGTGGCTATCGGGCGGTGGCTCCGGATCTGAGGGGTTACGGTGACACCACAGGGGCACCCCTCGAAGACCCGTCAAAGTTCACCTACCTACACGTTGTGGGTGACCTGATCGAGCTACTCGAGGCTATTGCTCCGGGTGGAGATAAGGTGTTTGTTGTTGGGCATGACTGGGGCGCTATTATCGCTTGGCAGTTGTGTTTGTACAGACCTGATAAGGTTAAAGCTTTGGTGAATATAAGCGTTGCTTTTTCTCGCCGGAATCCCGTGATGAAGCCTGTGGATGCGCTTCGAAGTGTGTATGGAGATGATTACTACATGTGTAGATTTCAG GAACCTGGTGAAATCGAAGCTGAGTTTGCACAAATTGGTGCTAAAGAAGTTGTCAAGAATTTCCTTGCATACCGTACTCCTGGTCCTTTGATTTTGCCCAAAGGTAAAGAATTTGGATACTCTGCCGATAGGCCATCATGGTTAGCAGAAGAAGAGCTTGACTATTATGCCAGCAAATTTGAGAAGACTGGATTCACCGGTGGAGTGAATTATTACCGAGCCATTAACTT GAGCTGGGAATTGGGTGCACCCTGGTTGAAAGCCAAGGTAAATCTGCCAGTAAAGTTTATTGTGGGAGAGTTTGACCTCGTGTACCATATGCCAGGGGTTAAAGAGTATGTGCACAACGGCAGGTTCAAAATGGACGTGCCGTTATTGCAGGAAGTGGTGGTGGTAGAAGGTGCTGCTCACTTTGTTGTTGAAGAAAGGCCAGATGAGATAAGTGAACACATATACTCGTTTCTTAAGAACTTCTGA